One Pantoea trifolii DNA segment encodes these proteins:
- a CDS encoding chloride channel protein, whose amino-acid sequence MSGSKHALNWTTLLIAIPVGCVASLVTLAFRGVIDVINRLLFNSDNEITVAMHVWPWIFWPLLVGAGGVIAGFFLRYAVAIEKQETVQTDYLEVINARLDAVPTKTSLFRALSSIASIGSGASIGKEGPMVQLSALSGSLIGRWLPKSLNLRNSDIVAMAAAAGLSSVYHAPLASAIFVAEIAFGISALQRLIPLIVSSAVAVMTMWSLGFRSALYPLSEALFQMDISSLLMTLLIGFVAGIAGWLLIKLIARSKALFGRVRSLPLRLGAGGLAVGFLALISTDILGNGYEVIVKIIDGQYLLMGLLGLLVLKTLATTLSVGSNAVGGLFTPSLLIGALLGVALAQMGVLLHLPVGNTLLYAAIGMAAVLAAVSQAPLMAMLMVLEMTLNSSLLFPIMIASVLASMVVYRLQSSSTYPVVSSHFSRSEAKYDFDNMRVDQLIIPGAALQPEESVGQALAVSSLKRERYVYVINSEGQFLGVVSIHDISRKVLSQEITLHSPVSSVMDNNFPCIYQNQSMREGWEAFARVTLERLPVLNNPQERRFMGALTKTSLIQKAQEFL is encoded by the coding sequence GTGAGTGGAAGTAAACATGCTCTGAACTGGACCACATTACTGATCGCCATCCCCGTTGGATGCGTGGCCTCGCTGGTGACGCTGGCTTTTCGCGGCGTGATCGATGTCATTAACCGCCTGCTGTTCAACAGCGATAACGAAATCACCGTGGCGATGCATGTCTGGCCGTGGATCTTCTGGCCGCTGCTGGTGGGCGCGGGTGGCGTTATCGCCGGTTTTTTCCTGCGCTATGCGGTGGCGATTGAGAAACAGGAAACGGTACAGACCGATTATCTGGAAGTTATCAACGCGCGCCTTGATGCGGTGCCGACCAAAACCTCGCTGTTCCGTGCGCTGTCATCGATTGCCAGTATCGGCAGCGGCGCGTCGATTGGTAAAGAGGGGCCGATGGTGCAGCTATCGGCGCTGAGCGGCAGTTTAATCGGGCGCTGGCTGCCCAAATCGCTCAATCTGCGCAACAGCGATATCGTGGCGATGGCCGCTGCCGCCGGGCTGTCGTCGGTGTATCACGCTCCGCTGGCGTCAGCGATATTTGTGGCGGAAATCGCATTTGGCATCTCGGCGCTGCAACGCTTGATTCCGCTGATTGTTTCGTCGGCGGTGGCGGTAATGACCATGTGGTCGCTGGGTTTTCGCAGCGCGCTTTATCCGTTATCCGAAGCGCTGTTCCAGATGGATATCAGCAGCTTGCTGATGACGTTGCTGATTGGTTTTGTCGCCGGTATCGCCGGTTGGCTGCTGATCAAACTGATTGCGCGCAGCAAGGCGCTGTTTGGCCGGGTGCGTTCGCTGCCGCTGCGGCTGGGCGCGGGGGGATTAGCAGTGGGCTTTCTGGCGCTGATCTCCACCGATATTCTCGGTAACGGTTATGAAGTGATCGTCAAAATCATTGATGGCCAATATCTGCTGATGGGTTTGCTGGGATTGCTGGTGTTAAAAACGCTGGCGACCACGCTGTCGGTGGGCTCCAACGCGGTGGGTGGGCTGTTTACCCCTTCATTATTGATCGGCGCACTGCTTGGCGTGGCGCTGGCGCAGATGGGCGTGCTGCTGCATTTACCGGTTGGCAATACCTTGCTGTATGCGGCGATCGGCATGGCGGCGGTGCTGGCGGCGGTCAGTCAGGCGCCGTTAATGGCGATGCTGATGGTGTTAGAGATGACGCTGAATAGCAGCCTGCTGTTCCCGATCATGATCGCGTCGGTGCTGGCCTCGATGGTGGTCTATCGCCTGCAATCGTCCAGTACTTATCCGGTGGTGAGCAGCCATTTCAGTCGTTCCGAAGCCAAGTATGATTTCGATAACATGCGCGTCGACCAGCTGATCATTCCCGGCGCCGCGCTTCAGCCGGAAGAGTCGGTAGGGCAGGCGCTGGCGGTGAGCTCACTCAAGCGTGAACGTTATGTGTATGTGATTAATAGCGAAGGGCAATTTCTCGGTGTGGTGTCGATTCACGATATCTCACGCAAGGTATTGTCGCAGGAGATCACGCTGCATTCGCCCGTTAGTAGCGTGATGGACAATAACTTTCCCTGCATTTATCAGAATCAAAGCATGCGCGAAGGCTGGGAAGCCTTTGCCCGCGTCACGCTTGAGCGCCTGCCGGTGCTGAATAACCCGCAGGAGCGCCGTTTTATGGGCGCACTGACCAAAACCAGTTTAATTCAAAAGGCGCAGGAGTTTCTTTAA
- the rlmG gene encoding 23S rRNA (guanine(1835)-N(2))-methyltransferase RlmG, with product MSQLELTNRTLTLHRFPPMREESPLQAWDSADEYLLQQALPEGPVLVFNDSFGALTCGLGARPVWHVSDSLLSEQAAKQNLRLNEMDEDQVHFIDSLAPLPAAPAVVMIKIPKALALLEHQLRALREVITPDTLILAAAKAKDIHNSTLQLFERILGESKTSLAWKKARLIYSRYTAPQLADQPATTVWPLDDSEYQIHNHANVFSRASLDVGARFFMQHLPFDIEGEILDLGCGNGVIGLLALEQNPNADVLFYDESYMAVASSKLNVEVNRPQDMERCQFRVNNVLSGFPSDRLHAVLCNPPFHQQHAVTDHLAWQMLRDAKRCLQYGGELRIVGNRHLGYHVKMKKLFGNCELVASNAKFVVLRSVKLR from the coding sequence ATGAGCCAACTTGAACTGACCAATCGCACGCTGACGCTGCACCGCTTCCCGCCAATGCGTGAGGAAAGCCCGCTACAGGCGTGGGATTCCGCCGATGAATACCTGCTGCAGCAAGCGCTGCCTGAGGGACCGGTATTGGTGTTCAACGACAGTTTTGGTGCGCTGACCTGCGGGCTGGGCGCACGTCCTGTGTGGCACGTCAGCGATTCGCTGCTGAGCGAACAGGCGGCAAAACAGAACCTGCGTCTCAATGAGATGGATGAAGATCAGGTGCACTTTATCGATAGCCTGGCGCCACTGCCCGCCGCGCCGGCGGTGGTGATGATCAAAATTCCCAAAGCGCTGGCGCTGCTGGAGCATCAACTGCGTGCATTGCGCGAAGTGATCACGCCAGACACGCTGATTCTGGCGGCGGCGAAAGCCAAAGATATTCACAACTCTACGTTGCAGCTGTTCGAGCGCATTTTGGGCGAGAGCAAAACCTCGCTGGCGTGGAAAAAAGCGCGTCTGATTTATAGCCGCTATACCGCGCCTCAATTAGCGGATCAGCCAGCAACCACCGTTTGGCCGCTGGATGATTCTGAATACCAAATCCACAACCATGCCAACGTGTTCTCCCGCGCGTCGCTGGATGTGGGCGCACGCTTCTTTATGCAGCATCTGCCTTTTGACATTGAAGGTGAGATTCTCGATCTGGGTTGCGGTAATGGCGTGATTGGTTTGCTGGCGCTGGAGCAGAACCCGAACGCGGACGTGCTGTTTTATGACGAATCCTACATGGCGGTGGCATCAAGCAAACTGAACGTGGAAGTGAACCGTCCCCAGGATATGGAGCGCTGTCAGTTCCGCGTTAACAACGTGCTGAGTGGCTTCCCGTCCGATCGCCTGCACGCGGTGCTGTGCAATCCACCGTTCCATCAGCAGCACGCGGTGACCGATCATCTGGCGTGGCAAATGCTGCGTGATGCCAAACGCTGCCTGCAGTATGGCGGCGAGTTGCGCATCGTCGGCAACCGCCATCTCGGCTATCACGTCAAAATGAAAAAGCTGTTTGGCAACTGCGAACTGGTGGCGTCCAACGCCAAGTTCGTGGTGCTGCGTTCGGTCAAACTGCGTTAA
- a CDS encoding Gfo/Idh/MocA family protein yields the protein MIRFAIVGTNWITRQFIDAAHETGKMKLSGVYSRNQQQADAFVVDYPCKLTFTSLDELAASSEIDAVYIASPNALHSEQAILFMSHGKHVICEKPMASNLREAEAMIACARQHQVVLFEAFKTASLPTFLQLQKTLPQLGKLRKALINYCQYSSRYQRYLDGENPNTFNPRWSNGSIMDIGFYCLAAAVNLWGAPQQVKAQASLLESGVDAHGVVVLDYGDFDVTLLHSKVSDSLIPSEIQGEAGSLIIEKISECQQLRFIPRGGESQNLTQPQHINTMLYEAETFAKLVEAGEVEHAGLETSRITAQLLTEIRRQTGVVFPADQAEV from the coding sequence GTGATTCGTTTCGCCATCGTGGGAACCAACTGGATTACCCGCCAGTTTATCGACGCCGCGCATGAAACCGGCAAGATGAAGCTGAGCGGCGTCTATTCGCGTAATCAGCAGCAGGCCGACGCTTTTGTGGTGGATTATCCCTGCAAGCTGACCTTCACCTCACTGGATGAACTTGCCGCCAGCAGTGAGATTGATGCGGTGTATATCGCCAGTCCGAATGCGCTGCACAGTGAGCAGGCGATACTGTTTATGTCGCACGGCAAGCATGTGATTTGCGAGAAGCCGATGGCGTCTAACCTGCGTGAAGCCGAGGCGATGATTGCCTGCGCACGCCAGCATCAGGTGGTGCTGTTCGAAGCCTTTAAAACCGCCAGCCTGCCGACGTTCCTGCAACTGCAAAAAACGCTGCCACAATTGGGCAAACTGCGTAAAGCCCTGATCAACTATTGCCAGTACTCCTCGCGTTATCAACGCTATCTGGATGGCGAGAACCCGAATACCTTTAATCCTCGCTGGTCGAACGGCTCCATCATGGATATCGGCTTTTACTGCCTCGCCGCCGCTGTCAACTTGTGGGGCGCGCCGCAGCAGGTCAAAGCGCAAGCTTCGCTACTGGAAAGTGGCGTTGATGCGCATGGCGTGGTGGTGCTGGACTACGGCGATTTTGATGTCACGCTGTTGCACTCAAAAGTCAGCGATTCACTGATCCCGAGTGAGATTCAGGGCGAAGCGGGATCGCTGATAATTGAAAAGATCTCCGAATGCCAGCAACTGCGCTTTATCCCGCGCGGCGGCGAGAGCCAAAACCTGACGCAGCCGCAGCACATCAACACCATGCTGTATGAAGCCGAAACCTTCGCCAAATTGGTGGAAGCCGGTGAAGTTGAGCATGCGGGCTTAGAAACCTCGCGCATTACGGCGCAACTGCTCACGGAAATTCGCCGCCAGACCGGCGTGGTATTCCCGGCAGATCAGGCTGAAGTGTAA
- a CDS encoding M48 metallopeptidase family protein — MSLIYLQGYPENILEQVQTLIEHERLGSFLQQRYPDTHNIVSDRALYDYTQALKNRYMRSAPPVSKVIWDNKIKVMKHALGLHTAISRVQGGNLKAKAEIRISTFFRLAPEAFLRMIVVHELAHLKEKEHDKAFYQLCCHMEPDYHQLEFDARLWMTDQAMRGNAA, encoded by the coding sequence ATGTCATTAATCTATCTGCAGGGTTACCCTGAAAACATCCTCGAGCAGGTTCAGACGCTGATCGAACATGAGCGTTTAGGTTCATTTCTCCAGCAACGCTATCCCGATACGCACAATATCGTCAGCGACCGCGCGCTCTATGATTACACCCAGGCGCTGAAAAACCGCTACATGCGCAGCGCGCCGCCGGTGAGCAAAGTGATTTGGGACAATAAGATCAAAGTAATGAAGCACGCGTTGGGGTTGCACACGGCGATTTCGCGCGTGCAAGGCGGCAATCTCAAAGCCAAAGCGGAGATTCGCATCTCCACTTTCTTCCGTCTCGCACCGGAAGCGTTTTTGCGCATGATCGTGGTGCACGAACTGGCGCACCTTAAAGAGAAAGAGCACGACAAAGCGTTTTATCAACTCTGCTGCCACATGGAACCGGATTATCATCAGCTCGAGTTTGACGCCCGCTTGTGGATGACCGACCAGGCGATGCGCGGCAACGCGGCTTAA